One Terriglobia bacterium DNA segment encodes these proteins:
- a CDS encoding glycosyltransferase family 2 protein, with product MKLSVIIPAKDEEATLGRVLEDLSRTIRTLRGYAVEVICVDDHSRDRTAAIARQWGATVVENRRKPGKGNALRAGFEAATGELLLMMDADYSHRPEDMPDFLVAMRDGVGLVIGSRVFGGSEEYNHVRALGNVFLSATLGLCTGRYLSDALNGYKLFRRDIFTDFRYTSRMFEIEIEIIANTLRKGYKVVEVVSHERARAGGEMKSRVVQHGFRFLGRILWEGMKGVRPVAAPAAVGEAAKGAAAGASDGER from the coding sequence GTGAAACTTAGTGTGATTATACCGGCCAAGGACGAAGAGGCGACGCTCGGGAGAGTGTTGGAGGACTTGTCGCGGACCATCCGTACGTTGCGAGGCTACGCGGTCGAAGTGATTTGCGTCGACGACCATAGCCGCGACCGCACGGCAGCAATCGCGCGCCAGTGGGGCGCCACGGTCGTGGAAAACCGGCGGAAGCCAGGCAAGGGCAACGCCTTGCGTGCCGGCTTCGAAGCCGCGACGGGCGAGCTATTGCTGATGATGGATGCCGACTATTCACATCGGCCCGAGGACATGCCGGACTTCCTCGTTGCCATGCGTGACGGCGTCGGCCTGGTGATTGGTTCGCGGGTTTTTGGCGGAAGCGAAGAGTACAACCACGTGCGCGCGCTGGGAAACGTCTTCCTCAGCGCTACGTTAGGGCTGTGCACGGGTCGTTATCTTTCCGATGCGCTCAACGGCTACAAGCTTTTCCGGCGTGATATCTTCACGGACTTCCGATACACATCGCGGATGTTCGAGATCGAGATCGAGATCATCGCGAACACGCTGCGGAAAGGCTACAAGGTGGTGGAAGTTGTCAGCCACGAGCGCGCGCGCGCGGGGGGCGAGATGAAGTCGCGTGTAGTCCAACACGGTTTCCGCTTCCTGGGGCGAATCCTCTGGGAAGGAATGAAAGGCGTGCGGCCGGTGGCTGCGCCGGCGGCTGTCGGTGAGGCCGCCAAAGGAGCAGCCGCGGGTGCGTCGGATGGCGAGCGTTAG
- a CDS encoding glycosyltransferase gives MDIVIIMPVYEDWDAAIQLCRNIDAVLRQEGSLRASLLFIDDGSTLTTYERGLPFQPEAIDRVAVLRLRRNLGHQRAIAVALAHIQSHWTGDAVVVMDADGEDRPEDIPVLLGAMRNAGRPTAVFAERGRRLESLSFRLMYRCYSLLHRVFTGRDIRFGNFSVLPWSYLDSLVVCPELWNHYSATFLKSRLPYIRVRCDRGRRLAGESRMNFVSLVTHGMSALFANQEVVGTRLLLTTVLTAGCFFLLIGAIVGVKLFTHLTIPGWVAITIGLSFLLLGEFLVGCFILVFSVMMTRSHLGFLPTRDYAYFVAQETTLYSVARSTQSATMSAASGSST, from the coding sequence ATGGACATCGTTATCATCATGCCGGTGTACGAAGATTGGGATGCGGCGATCCAATTGTGCCGCAACATCGACGCCGTACTGCGCCAAGAGGGGTCGCTGCGGGCAAGTCTGCTTTTCATCGACGACGGCTCCACGCTTACTACATACGAGCGCGGTCTCCCGTTTCAACCCGAGGCTATCGACCGTGTCGCGGTACTGAGGCTGCGGCGGAACTTGGGCCATCAACGGGCCATCGCGGTTGCGCTTGCCCACATCCAAAGCCATTGGACGGGAGATGCGGTCGTGGTGATGGACGCGGACGGCGAGGATCGCCCAGAGGACATTCCCGTGCTCCTCGGCGCGATGAGGAATGCCGGGCGTCCGACCGCTGTATTTGCGGAACGCGGCAGGCGGCTTGAGAGCCTCTCGTTCCGCCTCATGTACCGTTGTTACTCCCTTCTGCACAGGGTTTTCACTGGCCGCGATATTCGATTCGGCAACTTCAGCGTTTTGCCATGGTCGTACCTCGACAGCCTTGTCGTGTGTCCGGAATTGTGGAATCACTATTCCGCGACATTCCTGAAGTCCCGGCTCCCTTATATCCGGGTTCGCTGCGATCGCGGTCGACGGCTTGCCGGCGAATCGCGTATGAATTTTGTCAGCCTCGTCACTCACGGCATGTCAGCCTTGTTCGCGAACCAGGAAGTTGTGGGCACGCGCCTGTTGCTGACGACTGTGCTAACCGCCGGGTGTTTCTTTCTGCTGATCGGCGCCATCGTCGGAGTGAAATTGTTCACACACCTGACGATTCCCGGCTGGGTCGCCATCACTATCGGGCTTTCATTTCTTCTCCTGGGGGAGTTTCTAGTCGGTTGTTTCATTCTGGTTTTCTCCGTCATGATGACTCGAAGCCACCTGGGCTTCCTGCCAACCCGGGACTACGCGTACTTCGTCGCCCAAGAAACAACCCTATACTCGGTGGCTCGATCTACCCAATCAGCCACAATGTCGGCAGCTTCTGGAAGTTCTACTTAG
- a CDS encoding acyl-CoA dehydrogenase family protein, with protein sequence MDLELTPEQQNLQNGAIEFAKSELNDDIVRRDRDETFSHEGWKACARFGVQALPVPAEYGGMGLGITEAIAVMEGLGYGTRDQGLLFSLNAHLWTNTLPILYYGTEEQRKKYLPGLASDALIGANGASEPDAGSDVFAMRTRADRKGDFYVLNGTKTFVSNAPVAHLFVVYATIDPRLGPMGITAFLVERDTPGLAVGRRLEKMGLRTSPMAELTFEDCSIPVANRLGREGRGVAVFESSMEWERGCILANCLGVMRRQLEDCIEHVRNRKQFGKPIGKFQSVANRIVDMKVRLDACRPLVYRIGWLKQQNKPAVLESSIAKLFVSESLVKSCQDALQIYGGYGYMVDQGIERDLRNALGSTLYSGTSEIQRNLIASNLGL encoded by the coding sequence ATGGATCTCGAGCTTACGCCAGAGCAGCAGAATTTACAGAACGGCGCCATCGAGTTCGCCAAGTCGGAACTGAACGACGACATCGTCCGGCGTGACCGCGACGAGACGTTCAGTCACGAAGGCTGGAAGGCTTGCGCACGTTTCGGCGTGCAGGCACTACCGGTGCCAGCCGAGTATGGCGGCATGGGACTTGGCATCACGGAAGCGATCGCGGTGATGGAAGGACTGGGCTACGGCACGCGCGATCAGGGACTCCTGTTTTCCCTCAACGCTCACCTCTGGACCAACACGCTCCCCATCCTGTACTACGGCACCGAGGAACAGCGAAAGAAGTATCTTCCGGGACTCGCGAGCGATGCCCTGATCGGCGCCAATGGCGCGTCCGAACCCGACGCGGGCTCGGACGTATTCGCCATGCGTACGCGCGCCGACCGGAAGGGAGACTTTTACGTCCTCAACGGCACCAAGACCTTCGTCAGCAATGCGCCCGTGGCGCACCTGTTCGTCGTCTATGCGACCATCGATCCCCGTTTGGGGCCGATGGGCATCACCGCGTTCCTTGTAGAACGCGATACACCCGGTCTCGCAGTGGGTCGACGTCTGGAGAAGATGGGCTTGCGGACCTCGCCGATGGCCGAGTTGACCTTCGAAGATTGCAGCATCCCGGTTGCCAACCGCCTGGGCCGAGAAGGGCGCGGAGTAGCCGTCTTCGAGTCCTCAATGGAGTGGGAGAGGGGCTGCATTCTTGCCAACTGTCTCGGCGTGATGCGACGTCAGTTGGAGGACTGCATCGAGCACGTGCGCAATCGCAAGCAATTCGGAAAGCCTATTGGTAAATTCCAGTCCGTCGCGAATCGCATCGTGGATATGAAGGTCAGACTGGACGCCTGTAGGCCTCTCGTGTACCGCATCGGCTGGTTGAAGCAGCAGAACAAGCCAGCCGTACTTGAGTCCTCGATTGCAAAATTGTTCGTTTCGGAATCGCTGGTCAAGTCCTGCCAGGACGCATTGCAGATTTATGGCGGCTACGGCTACATGGTGGATCAAGGTATCGAGCGCGATCTGCGCAATGCTCTGGGCAGCACCCTGTATTCCGGCACATCGGAAATACAGCGCAATCTCATCGCCAGTAACCTGGGCCTTTAG
- a CDS encoding radical SAM protein: MSLLRRAIRHAKLSVRARKHHDRQTPPFLIVFINSICNLTCEHCFYWKNLNRRDDLTYAEFEKLSQELGTFEILNLSGGEPFIRQEFADICSLFVRNNRVKQIYVPTNGYFTERTEKELRQLLTLPSLQRFVCEISLDGMPEYHNRFRGNPKSFEKAMETYAMLAEMQKAEPRLRIHANTVAMSENMQETWQLTEYLHEHCPSMEHHNLAIIRGDRKNPSLEGPALAQYQELYAHVADVWKDREQNRFGSVVEPMLQWAKIQTIETQSQYVPCKAGILSGVVYANGDVSFCETHPPLGNLRQKSFFEIWDSPEAKTLRAQVHAKECFCTNEVFLWPSIVFQPIQLTKAAIGANILSTGRTFHADLALGKSEK; this comes from the coding sequence ATGTCTCTCCTAAGGCGGGCAATTCGTCACGCCAAGCTGTCGGTGCGGGCGCGAAAGCACCACGACCGGCAGACCCCGCCCTTTCTCATCGTCTTCATCAACTCCATCTGCAACCTGACATGCGAGCATTGCTTTTATTGGAAGAACCTCAACCGGCGCGACGATCTGACCTATGCCGAGTTTGAGAAGCTCTCCCAGGAATTAGGGACTTTTGAGATTCTTAACCTCTCAGGCGGCGAGCCCTTCATCCGCCAGGAATTCGCAGATATCTGTTCCCTGTTCGTTCGCAACAACCGGGTCAAGCAGATTTACGTGCCCACCAACGGATACTTCACCGAGCGCACAGAGAAAGAGCTTAGGCAACTGCTGACACTTCCGTCCCTGCAGCGCTTCGTCTGCGAAATCTCCCTCGATGGCATGCCCGAATACCACAACCGTTTCCGTGGCAATCCCAAGTCCTTTGAGAAGGCCATGGAAACCTATGCCATGCTGGCAGAAATGCAGAAGGCCGAACCCCGGCTGCGCATCCACGCCAACACGGTGGCCATGAGCGAGAACATGCAGGAGACGTGGCAGTTGACCGAGTACCTGCACGAACATTGCCCCTCCATGGAGCACCACAATCTGGCCATCATCCGCGGGGACCGCAAGAATCCTTCTCTGGAGGGCCCGGCTCTGGCGCAATACCAGGAGCTCTACGCTCACGTGGCCGATGTGTGGAAGGACCGGGAACAGAACCGCTTCGGCTCGGTGGTCGAACCCATGCTGCAGTGGGCCAAGATCCAGACCATCGAGACCCAGTCGCAGTATGTGCCCTGCAAGGCCGGAATCCTTTCTGGCGTCGTCTACGCCAACGGGGACGTGAGCTTCTGCGAAACTCATCCGCCGCTCGGCAACCTGCGGCAGAAGAGCTTCTTCGAGATCTGGGATTCGCCGGAGGCCAAGACCCTGCGCGCTCAGGTACACGCCAAGGAATGCTTCTGCACCAATGAGGTCTTCCTCTGGCCGAGTATCGTCTTCCAGCCCATCCAGCTCACCAAGGCGGCCATTGGCGCCAACATTCTCAGCACAGGACGCACGTTTCACGCCGATCTCGCCCTTGGAAAGAGCGAAAAATAG
- a CDS encoding glycosyltransferase produces MGAGGARNLGVEQAAGDIVVFVDADVVVAPDALQPMYDDLQRERLRLPTAGHIYFSLFPRARSA; encoded by the coding sequence ATGGGCGCGGGGGGCGCACGCAACTTGGGCGTCGAACAGGCGGCGGGGGACATCGTCGTATTCGTCGACGCCGACGTCGTCGTCGCGCCGGATGCCCTGCAACCCATGTACGACGATCTTCAGCGGGAACGCCTCCGTCTTCCGACGGCGGGCCACATCTATTTTTCGCTCTTTCCAAGGGCGAGATCGGCGTGA
- a CDS encoding acyl carrier protein codes for MDTTKEEIRQYILSEFLPGERPANLRDDTPLRTSGILDSITTLRLVTFVEERFKITVEAYEASVENFDTINSIAAFIQTKSTGAA; via the coding sequence ATGGACACCACCAAGGAAGAGATCCGGCAGTACATCCTTTCCGAGTTCCTGCCCGGCGAAAGACCCGCTAATCTTCGCGACGATACTCCGCTGCGGACCAGTGGCATCCTGGATTCGATCACGACTCTGCGGCTGGTGACCTTCGTCGAAGAACGTTTCAAGATCACCGTGGAAGCGTACGAGGCGAGCGTCGAGAATTTCGACACGATCAACAGTATTGCAGCATTCATACAGACCAAGAGCACCGGGGCCGCCTGA
- a CDS encoding methyltransferase domain-containing protein — protein sequence MTVAEGAAARERLVSVLACPQCHSPVLFNHNAMVCEGCGTTYSIAGGILDLRPVSDAERPEAAQWRTHWSVANQKLVSQQFFSFYRRKVFAPAVAYFVDRYLPAGGVLVEAGCGTAETSILVSKGSGRTLVALDLMPTVLERCQPVMDVRVCGDVFHLPFRNGSIEGLWNVGVMEHFTHNQIDAIMREFRRVLRPQGRAVLFWPAVFSIPQRLLRGLEWFINLRRRQNQFHFHPDEISQLRSVAQGREVLVRNGFRPVAIDIGIRTLMAFEILVGEKTEEAL from the coding sequence ATGACAGTAGCAGAGGGAGCAGCTGCGCGCGAGCGGCTTGTCTCCGTCCTTGCATGTCCCCAGTGCCACTCGCCCGTGCTGTTCAACCATAACGCGATGGTCTGCGAGGGCTGCGGCACAACTTACTCCATAGCAGGCGGAATCCTCGACCTGCGGCCGGTGTCCGACGCCGAGCGCCCGGAAGCGGCTCAGTGGCGCACGCACTGGTCGGTGGCGAATCAGAAACTGGTTTCCCAGCAATTTTTCAGCTTTTACCGCCGGAAGGTTTTCGCGCCCGCGGTGGCGTACTTCGTGGACCGCTATCTGCCAGCCGGGGGCGTGCTGGTCGAGGCGGGATGCGGGACAGCGGAAACTTCGATTCTCGTCAGTAAAGGAAGCGGTCGCACGTTGGTCGCGCTCGACCTGATGCCGACGGTCTTGGAGCGCTGTCAGCCGGTCATGGATGTGCGAGTCTGCGGCGACGTTTTCCACCTTCCGTTCCGCAACGGCTCCATCGAAGGCCTCTGGAACGTGGGCGTAATGGAGCACTTTACACATAACCAGATCGACGCGATTATGCGGGAGTTCCGCCGCGTCCTGAGGCCACAGGGACGCGCAGTGCTGTTCTGGCCGGCGGTTTTTTCCATTCCTCAACGGTTGCTGCGGGGACTCGAATGGTTCATCAACCTGCGCCGCAGGCAGAACCAGTTTCACTTTCATCCCGACGAGATATCGCAACTCCGTTCGGTGGCGCAGGGACGCGAGGTGCTCGTGCGGAATGGATTCCGGCCAGTAGCGATTGACATCGGCATTCGGACTCTCATGGCCTTCGAGATTCTGGTGGGCGAAAAAACCGAGGAAGCATTGTGA
- a CDS encoding DUF5989 family protein yields MGFVRTAARRFGIAGELLSFLAANKRWWMIPMIVVLLLFTLLLLLAQSSAIAPFIYTLF; encoded by the coding sequence ATGGGCTTCGTGCGGACTGCGGCCCGGCGTTTTGGCATCGCCGGCGAACTCCTGTCCTTTCTCGCCGCCAACAAGCGCTGGTGGATGATACCGATGATCGTTGTGCTCTTGCTGTTCACCCTGCTGCTGCTGCTGGCGCAAAGCTCGGCGATTGCCCCGTTCATCTACACCCTTTTCTAG
- a CDS encoding GDP-mannose 4,6-dehydratase gives MSHCVITGGAGFIGSNLADFYLSRGSDVTILDNFSRPGSDQNRAWLESRYGSRLKVVCADIRQPAGGLYEAIAGADVVFHLAAQVAVTTSVSDPLLDFQENAFGTLNVLEAARRAPKPPVVVYSSTNKVYGRMADLCIVERNGRYAYKDNDRGISEDRPLDPYSPYGCSKCAGDQYFLDYARIYGLKTIVFRQSCIYGPRQFGMEDQGWLAWLALRAYQQKPFTIYGDGKQVRDALYVTDLLEAYDAAVRRIATTAGRAYNIGGGPENTLSLLELIEMLERHFGRHLQYPFGDWRPGDQPVFVSNIDRARADFGWSPRTSVPEGVGRLIEWIKNNERLFDSTQAAQRAVGAGAG, from the coding sequence ATGTCGCACTGCGTGATCACCGGTGGCGCCGGCTTCATCGGAAGCAATCTGGCGGATTTCTATCTCTCCCGAGGGAGCGACGTCACGATCTTGGACAACTTCTCGCGGCCGGGATCGGACCAGAATCGCGCCTGGCTCGAGTCGCGTTACGGGAGCCGGCTAAAGGTAGTCTGCGCTGATATCCGGCAACCCGCTGGCGGTCTGTACGAAGCCATTGCGGGCGCCGATGTCGTTTTCCACCTGGCAGCCCAAGTAGCAGTCACGACGTCTGTCTCGGATCCCCTGTTGGACTTTCAGGAGAATGCATTCGGCACGTTGAACGTGCTCGAAGCGGCGCGCCGAGCACCGAAACCGCCCGTGGTTGTGTACAGCTCGACGAACAAGGTGTATGGCAGAATGGCGGACCTTTGCATCGTCGAACGAAACGGCCGATACGCGTACAAGGACAATGACCGAGGCATCAGCGAGGATCGCCCGCTGGACCCTTATTCTCCCTACGGCTGCTCAAAATGTGCAGGCGATCAGTATTTTCTCGACTACGCCCGCATCTACGGCCTGAAAACTATCGTATTCCGGCAATCCTGCATCTACGGCCCGCGGCAGTTCGGGATGGAGGATCAGGGGTGGCTTGCCTGGTTGGCGCTGCGGGCGTACCAACAGAAGCCATTTACTATCTACGGCGACGGCAAGCAGGTAAGAGATGCGCTGTACGTTACCGACTTGCTCGAAGCCTACGACGCCGCGGTGCGGCGGATCGCGACAACGGCGGGGCGAGCGTACAACATCGGCGGCGGCCCGGAGAACACCCTTTCTCTCCTCGAGCTGATCGAGATGCTGGAGCGGCATTTCGGCCGGCACCTGCAATACCCGTTCGGCGACTGGCGCCCTGGAGACCAGCCGGTGTTCGTCAGCAACATCGATAGAGCAAGAGCGGACTTCGGCTGGAGCCCGCGCACCAGCGTCCCAGAGGGGGTGGGGAGGCTGATCGAATGGATCAAAAACAACGAGCGGTTGTTTGATTCAACCCAGGCGGCTCAGCGGGCCGTAGGGGCAGGCGCAGGCTAA
- a CDS encoding SGNH/GDSL hydrolase family protein, translating into MTNGWRTDRRFSRSAMLTGATLAVLAALAWGAGTLYKARASRPLAVAVQLMRSRAVVFNPGVAGYYERLFGTTRDPMFMSPKEYERWASGFRDRTYDRTFRIYRLKPNLNRLFNTAEPQGLTTNSFGFLGPERALRKPPNTRRVAVLGDSLTQGWGVDQSRSYIALLENRLNAPDAAGTLQRFEVLNFSVPGYSLPQMLDVAAEDAPRFDPDLYILALTELSVSRNWDNHLVRVVQLGIDPKYDFLRDTVRDAGAVPGENGLTVLAKLAPFRVPVIRATIARLKALADARRVPLLVLLVPSLEDGAMDSRRFSGIPELLASLDVPVIDLLDTFDGTLDLEPLRINPFDVHPNARAHAMISDNLYAKLRACPGIWAALASAPSQEPPHGSRTRQ; encoded by the coding sequence ATGACGAACGGTTGGCGAACGGACCGCCGCTTCAGCCGCAGTGCAATGCTCACCGGCGCAACTCTGGCCGTACTGGCGGCGCTGGCCTGGGGAGCGGGCACTCTCTACAAGGCCCGGGCGAGCCGCCCCCTCGCCGTCGCCGTTCAGTTGATGCGCAGCCGCGCCGTTGTCTTCAACCCCGGCGTTGCTGGGTATTACGAGCGGCTGTTCGGCACGACCCGGGACCCCATGTTCATGAGTCCGAAAGAGTATGAGCGCTGGGCCAGCGGATTTCGCGACCGCACGTACGACCGCACCTTTCGCATCTATCGACTCAAGCCGAACCTGAACCGCCTGTTCAATACGGCCGAACCCCAAGGACTGACGACCAACAGCTTTGGCTTCCTCGGCCCCGAACGGGCCCTTCGCAAACCACCCAACACCCGCCGGGTGGCGGTCTTGGGCGATTCGTTGACCCAGGGGTGGGGCGTCGATCAGAGCCGGTCCTACATTGCATTGTTGGAGAACCGCCTGAATGCCCCAGACGCGGCCGGTACCCTCCAACGGTTCGAAGTCCTGAATTTCTCCGTCCCCGGGTATTCGCTTCCGCAGATGCTGGATGTAGCGGCCGAGGATGCGCCCCGGTTTGATCCCGACCTCTATATTCTGGCTCTTACCGAGCTCTCGGTATCCAGGAACTGGGATAACCACTTAGTCAGGGTAGTTCAGTTGGGAATCGACCCGAAATACGATTTCCTGCGTGATACCGTGCGCGACGCAGGCGCAGTGCCCGGCGAAAATGGACTCACCGTGCTGGCAAAGCTGGCGCCTTTTCGCGTTCCGGTGATTCGCGCGACGATCGCCCGCCTCAAAGCGCTCGCCGACGCGCGCCGTGTGCCGCTGCTCGTTCTTCTTGTGCCCTCGCTCGAAGATGGCGCCATGGACTCGCGGCGATTCAGCGGCATTCCCGAGTTGCTGGCATCGCTCGATGTTCCCGTAATCGACCTTCTCGATACGTTCGACGGCACTCTGGATCTGGAGCCGCTGCGGATCAACCCGTTCGACGTCCACCCGAACGCGCGGGCGCATGCCATGATCTCCGACAATCTCTACGCCAAGCTTCGCGCCTGCCCGGGAATCTGGGCCGCGCTGGCCTCCGCACCCTCCCAGGAGCCTCCACATGGATCTCGAACTCGCCAATGA
- a CDS encoding DUF5989 family protein, with the protein MGFVRTAARRFGIAGELLSFLAANKRWWMIPMIVVLLLFTLLLLLAQSSAIAPFIYTLF; encoded by the coding sequence ATGGGCTTTGTTCGCACTGCCGCGCGGCGTTTTGGCATCGCCGGCGAACTCCTGTCCTTTCTGGCCGCCAACAAGCGCTGGTGGATGATACCGATGATCGTTGTGCTCTTGCTGTTCACCCTGCTGCTGCTGCTGGCGCAGAGCTCGGCGATTGCCCCGTTCATTTACACCCTGTTCTAG
- a CDS encoding amino acid adenylation domain-containing protein translates to MAARKAFLHLCTYLEASARRHPEREAAADPDGATLSYRELDERANRIAGFLLDKGVRKGDRVGLVLPKTLEALAIVFGIMKAGAAYVPVDWSSPAERIRTILTDCEVRAVFVDSRRGDVAGVADTVILLGEDSTGPTATSATGRFSWETVIAHAPHRADDAARQPDDLAYILYTSGSTGIPKGVMLTHRNATSYVDWCSEVFTPTEGDRFSSHAPFHFDLSILDIYVPIKHGARVDLIPDELGKNPRDLARCISNHQVTVWYSTPAILSLLSEFGELNRFDYSKLRLVLFAGEVFPVKQLRKLVNKWPLPAYYNLYGPTETNVCTYAAIPKPIPEGRTEPYPIGRTCSHCAALVLDADNQPVKKGEEGLLYISGPAVCSGYWARPKESAAVFLERDGVHWYNTGDVVREDAADGFIYVGRRDRMVKRRGYRIELDEIETALYRHPSIQGAAVIAVPHPESGVRIISYLVAPENSHPSVIEMKSFCNQHLPSYMNPDVFVFVESLPRTSTNKTNYQALIHRFQSADEHQRTAGSAR, encoded by the coding sequence TTGGCGGCTCGGAAGGCATTTTTGCACCTTTGTACCTATCTCGAAGCTAGCGCACGCCGTCATCCGGAGCGCGAAGCCGCCGCGGATCCCGACGGCGCTACCTTGTCCTACCGCGAACTCGATGAACGCGCCAACCGCATCGCTGGATTTCTCCTGGACAAGGGTGTGCGGAAAGGCGATCGGGTAGGGCTCGTACTGCCCAAGACCCTCGAAGCCCTGGCCATCGTATTCGGCATCATGAAGGCGGGCGCTGCATATGTTCCGGTGGATTGGTCAAGCCCGGCGGAGCGCATTCGCACGATCCTCACGGACTGCGAGGTACGGGCAGTCTTCGTGGATTCGCGGCGTGGGGATGTGGCCGGCGTGGCCGACACTGTCATCTTGCTGGGCGAGGATTCGACGGGCCCCACCGCTACTTCCGCAACAGGTCGGTTCAGTTGGGAGACTGTGATCGCTCATGCTCCCCACAGGGCTGATGACGCGGCGCGTCAACCTGACGACCTTGCATACATCCTCTATACTTCGGGTTCGACGGGAATCCCCAAAGGCGTAATGCTGACGCACCGCAATGCCACCAGTTACGTCGATTGGTGCTCAGAAGTATTCACGCCAACCGAAGGGGACCGATTCAGCAGCCATGCTCCCTTTCACTTCGATCTATCCATCCTCGACATCTACGTACCGATCAAGCACGGCGCGAGAGTGGACTTGATCCCCGATGAGCTGGGGAAAAACCCACGCGACCTGGCCCGGTGCATCTCCAATCACCAAGTCACGGTGTGGTACTCCACGCCGGCGATCCTGAGCCTGCTATCGGAGTTCGGAGAACTGAACAGGTTCGACTACTCCAAACTACGGCTCGTGCTTTTTGCGGGAGAGGTTTTCCCGGTCAAGCAGTTGCGGAAGCTGGTGAACAAATGGCCTTTGCCGGCGTACTACAACCTCTACGGGCCGACCGAGACCAATGTCTGCACCTACGCGGCGATTCCCAAGCCGATTCCGGAAGGCCGCACGGAACCCTATCCCATAGGTCGGACCTGTTCGCACTGTGCCGCTCTGGTACTCGACGCCGACAATCAGCCAGTGAAGAAAGGAGAAGAAGGCCTGCTGTACATCTCCGGCCCTGCGGTGTGCTCAGGTTACTGGGCCAGGCCGAAGGAAAGTGCCGCGGTGTTTCTAGAGCGTGATGGAGTGCATTGGTACAACACCGGAGACGTGGTGCGCGAGGATGCGGCCGACGGCTTCATCTACGTAGGAAGACGCGATCGGATGGTGAAACGGCGCGGCTATCGCATCGAACTGGACGAGATCGAGACCGCCCTGTACCGGCATCCCTCCATTCAAGGGGCGGCCGTAATCGCGGTACCGCACCCCGAAAGCGGAGTGCGTATCATCAGCTATCTGGTGGCGCCGGAGAACTCGCACCCCTCCGTGATAGAAATGAAGTCCTTCTGCAATCAACACCTTCCGTCCTATATGAATCCGGACGTCTTTGTCTTCGTGGAATCGCTGCCGCGCACGTCGACAAACAAGACGAACTACCAGGCGTTGATCCACAGGTTCCAGTCCGCAGATGAGCATCAGCGTACGGCCGGCAGCGCGCGGTGA